GCTTGCCGCGGCCCTCGGCGACCACCCAGTCCGAGGCGTGCAGCGGGGAGTTGAAGTTCCGCTCCAGCATCTGGTCGATGGCCCCGCGGCCGATGCCCGAGAAGCGCATGTCGCCGTAGTAGGCGATCATCTTGCCCTTCTGCAGGTAGTAGGCGCCGTTGAGGTCGACCGAGAAGGCGTACGGGTTGACGTTGTCGTTGGCCGGCAGGCTGTGCACGTCGTGGACGGTCGGACCCTCGCCCTGCCCGCTCTGCGGCAGCGGCGCGCCGAACTGGCCCTGCGGCGCGCCGTACGGCTGCTGCGGGGGCGTGCCCTGCGGCGGCATCGGCATCCCGGGCTGGGTCGGCTGGTACGCCTGCTGGTACTGCTGCTGGCCGTAGGGCTGCTGCGGCTGCCCGTACGGCTGCTGGGGCTGGCCGTAGGGCTGCTGGGGCTGCTGCCCGTACGGGGGCTGCGGCGGATACGACATCAGAGCTTCACCTCACTGGCCTGCACGTAGACCGTGCCGTGGCCGGACAGTTCCAGCTGGAACGCCTCGCCCGAGCCGCGGCCGATCATGTCGCGCCAACCCAGCGCGCTGGAGAGCTTGTTGGTCACCTGGCCGCGGTGCGCCACGTACGCCTGCGGGTCGACGTGCACCGGCTGGCCGGGGGCGATCGGCAGCTCGATCACGCCGCCGTGCGCCATCACGGCCACCGAGCCCTGGCCGGTGAGCTGGGTGGTGAACAGGCCCTGGCCGGTCACCTGGCCGCGGACCATGCCCATCACGCCGCCCTGCGAGCCCATGAACATGGTCGACTGCTGCAGGCTGCCGTCGAAGGCGAGCAGTCGGTCGGCCTCCACGTAGAGGGAGTCGCCGGCCAGGTCGATCACGTGGACGTTGAGCCCGCCGTGGCCGAAGAGCACGCTGCCCTGGCCCTCGACGGTCATCAGCGGGGTGTCCTCGTTGGCGATCCGGCGGCCGATCATCGACATCACGCCGCCCTGGCCGCCCATGACGTTGGGCGTGAAGGACACCTCGCCGCTGTAGGCGAGCATCGAGCCGCGCTGGCTGAGCACCCGCTGGCCCGGGAAGACCTTCGCCTCGATCATCTTGTTGTTGATCTTCGTGAAGGGCATCAGACGTCACCCCCGAAGGTCATCCGCTCGGACGGCTGGACGTAGACCAGGCCCTCGCCCGAGAACTCCACCTGCATCGCCTCGCCGCCGCCCTCGCCGATCACGGTGGTCCAGCCGGCGCCCGACTTCAGGTTGCGGCTGAGGTTCCCGGTGTGGGCCACGTACGCCCCCGGGTCGACCCGCAGCGGCATGCCCTGGCTCACCCGCAGGATGATCGCCGGGCCCTTCGAGGTGAGCGCGGCCCAGCCGTGCCCCTCCACCTTCGTGGTGAACAGGCCGGTCCCGGAGGCCATGCCGTTCAGCCCGGTGAAACTGGTGCCGGTGTGCAGGGACGCCTCGGTGCAGAGGAGGTTGTCCGCCTCCACGTAGAGCGTCTCGCCGTTCAGCCGTACCAGATTGATCTCGGTGGCCCGGTCGGCGAAGTAGCAGGTTCCCTGCCCCTTCACCTCCATGACCTCCATCTGCTCGCCGGTCAGCCGGCGAGTGACCATGCCGCGGAGACCGTCGCCGCCACCGGAGAGCTTCTTGAAGCCCATCTGCCCGGTGTACGCGACCATCGTCCCGTTGCGTGCCTTGACCGAGTCCCCCGCGATGTCCACCGCGAGGACCTTGGACCCCTGAAGTCGAAACTGTGCCACCCGGAGAATGTAGCGGTGCCACCCGGCGGCGGGGGAGGGGGCGCACCCGCTCTGGTACCGACCTGCGACAATGGGGTCACCGCTTGTGAACCGGCTCACAAGCGACCGCCGATGTCGAAGAGGGTACGCACGTGAAGAGCACCGCCGCGGTCCACCGCCTCCGCCTGGTCTCCGGGCCCGAGGGCCTGTCCTTCCTCCTGCTGCTGGTCTGCTCGGTCCTGAAGCGGACCACGGAGTTCAACGCGGTGCCGGTGATGGGCGCGGTGCACGGCGCCCTGTTCCTCCTCTACCTGGTCTTCCTCGCCCTGGCCTGGGACGCGGCCCGCTGGGAGCCCAAGCGCGGCATCCTGATGTTCGTGCTGGCGGTGCTGCCCGGCGGCGGCTTCGTCGCCGAGCGGATGCTGGCCAAGGAGGAGCGCGGGGAGACGGCCGTGCCCGCCGCCGCCTGACCGCGCCGCGCACACGCGCAGGAGCCGCGCCCGCCGCTTCGGCGGGCCCGGCTCCTGCGTCTCCGGGGGAGGGTCAGCTCACGTTGACCGCGGACCAGGCGCTGCCGACCGCCTTGTACTCGGCCGAGGTGGCCCCGTACAGGTCCTTGGCCGCGTTGAGGGTGGCCGTGCGGGCCGCCTTGTAGTTGGTGGTGGAGGTCATGTAGACGGTCAGCGCCCGGTACCAGATCTTGGCCGCCTTGTCCCGGCCGATGCCGGTGACGGTGGAGCCGTTGGAGGTCGGGCTGTTGTAGCTGACGCCGTTGATGGTCTTGGCGCCGCTGCCCTCGGACAGCAGGTAGAAGAAGTGGTTGGCGACGCCCGAGGAGTAGTGGACGTCGATCGAGCTGATGCCCGAGTACCAGGAGTCCTTGGACTTGCCGTCCTTGGAGGGCTTGTCCATGTACCGCAGCGGCTTCCCGTCGCCGAAGATGTTGATCTTCTCGCCGATCAGGTAGTCGGGGTTGTCCACCGACAGCTTGGCGTAGAACTCGACCATGGTGCCGAAGATGTCGGAGGTGGCCTCGTTGAGGCCGCCGGACTCGCCGGAGTAGTTGAGGCCCGCCGTGTTCGAGGTCACGCCGTGGGTCATCTCGTGGCCGGCCACGTCCAGGGCGGTCAGCGGGTTGCTGTTGCCGGTGCCGTCGCCGTACGTCATGCAGAAGCAGGAGTCGCTCCAGAAGGCGTTCACGTAGGCGTTGCCGTAGTGCACCTTGCTGTAGGCGCCGACCCCGTCGTTGCGGATCCCGTTGCGGCCGAAGGTGTTCTTGTAGAAGTCCCAGGTGGCCGCCGCGCCGAACTGGGCGTCCACGGCCGCGGACTGGGTGTTGGAGGCCAGGCCGTTGCCCCAGACGTTGTCGGCGTCGGTGTAGAGGGTGCCGTTCTTGTCCACGGTGTACTGGCCGCCGCGGGTGTTGTCCTTCAACTGGTACGTGCTGCCGGTGTAGTTGGTGGTCAGGGTGACCTTGCCGACGTGCACACCGGTGCCGGAGCCGGTCGCGTTGGAGGTCTGCACGGTCTCGTTGCTCGACAGCAGTTCGCCGCTGGCGGCGTCGGTGACCAGCTCCTGCCGGCTCGGGGTGCCGTCGGCGCGGACGCCCTCGACCACGGTCCGGTACGCCAGACGCGGGCTGCCGGAGGCCGCCCAGACCACCAGCTGCGGGGCGCCGGTCCCCTGGACGGCGGCGAGGGCCGGCTCGTCCTCGTCGCGGGCGGTGCCCACGGTGGCCTGGACCGTGCCGGTGGCCTTGGCGGCGGCCTGGTCGGCGGAGAGCTTCGGGGTGAGCGTGGCCGGGGCGAGGGTGCCCTCGACGGCCCGGTCCACCGACTTCACGCCGCCCTTGGCGTCCTGGTGCACGACCAGGTCGCCGCCGAGCACCGGCAGGCCGGCGAAGGTGCGCTCGAAGCGCAGGTGGCGGCTGCCGTCCGCGTCGACGATCGCGTCCTTGGCGACCAGCTTCTCGCGGGAGTCGAGACCGAGGGCGCGGGCCGCGGCCGGGGCCTCGGAGCCGGCCATGGCGAGCAGGGAGGCGCGCTGCTGGGTGCCGATCGGCGCGGGGGCGGCCTGTGCGGTGCCCGCGGCGACCTGGATCGCGCCGGCCAGCAGGGCGGTGGAGGAGAGGACGGCGCCGACTGTCAGCATTCGCTTCACGTTCGGGTTCCTTCCGGATCGACCGCGGGGTACGCGGTCGCGCCACGCTCCGGGGCACCGGGTCCGGTGCCTACTGGGGCGGAACGGGCGCTGAGGTGCACGGCTCCGCAAGGGTGGGGTGGCACCGGCCGGGGAGGGGGGATCGCCGACCGGTGCCGTTGCGGAACTGTCCGCCAGCATGACGACTCGTCGGCTTGTATGACAGGTCTCCGTCAAGAGTTGGCGGGATCTCGCCACCCTGAGCGGGAAACGCAGCGACCCGGGCCTCCCCTCCAGGGGCCCGGGTCACTGATGTCCCATCAGGTCAGGTGCGTGTCAGCTCAGTTGACGTTCACGCCGGACCAGGCGGCGGCCACCGCGTTGTACTCGGCCGAGCCGTTGCCGTACAGGTCGGCGGCGGCGCTCAGGGTCGCGGTACGGGCGCCCTTGTAGTTGGTGGTGGAGGTCATGTAGACGGTCAGCGCCCGGTACCAGATCTGCGCCGCCTTGTCCCGGCCGATGCCGGTCAGGGTCGAGCCGTTGGAGGTCGGGCTGTTGTAGCTGACGCCGTTGATGGTCTTGGCGCCGCTGCCCTCGGCCAGCAGGTAGAAGAAGTGGTTGGCGACACCGGAGGAGTAGTGCACGTCCAGGCTGCCGACCGAGGAGGACCAGGAGTCCGCCGAGCCGCCGTCCTTGGAGGGCTTGTCCATGTAGCGGAGCGGCGTGCCGTTCCCGTTGATGTTGATCAGCTCGCCGATCAGGTAGTCCGGGGTGTCCTTGGCCAGGTTGGCGGAGAACTCCACCATCGTGCCGAAGATGTCCGAGGTGGCCTCGTTGAGGCCGCCGGACTCGCCCGAGTAGTTCAGGCCGGCGGTGTTGGCGGTCACGCCGTGGGTCATCTCGTGGCCGGCCACGTCCAGCTCGGTGAGCGGGTGGGTGTTGGAGGCGCCGTCACCGTACGTCATGCAGAAGCACTGGTCGCTCCAGAACGCGTTGACGTAGCCGCTGCCGTAGTGCACCCGGCTGTACGCGCCGACGCCGTCGCCGCGGATGCCGAGGCGGCCGAAGGAGTTCTTGTAGTAGTCCCAGGTCGCCGCGGCGCCGAACTGGGCGTCCACGGCGGCCGACTGGCCGCTGGAGATGCTGCCGGTGCCCCAGGCGTTGTCGGCGTCGGTGTAGAGGGTGCCGCTGCCGTTCTTGCGGTTCTTCAGGTCGACGGTGTACTGCCCGCCGCGGGTGGCGTCCTTCAGCTCGTAGGTCGAGCCGGTGTAGTTCGTGGTCAGCGGGACGCTGCCGACGAAGACGCCGTTGCCGGTGCCCGCCGCGTTGGCGGTCTGGATCTCCTCGTGGGTGGAGAGCACCTCGCCGGTGGCCGCGTCGGTGACCAGCCGCTGGCTGCTCGGGGTGCCGTCGGCGCGGACGCCCTCGACCACGGTCTGGTACGCCAGACGCGGGGTGCCGGAGGCGGCCCAGACGACCAGCTTCGGGGCGCCGGTGCTGCCGACCGAGGCCAGCGCGACCTCGTCCTTGTCCCGGGCGATGCCCACGGTGGCCTGCACCGAGCCGGTCGCCTTGGCGGCGGCCTGGTCGGCGGAGAGCTTCGGGGTGAGCGAGGCCGGGGCGATGCTGCCCTGGACGGCGCGGTCCTGGGACTTCACGTTGCCCTTGGCGTCCTGGTGGACGACCAGGTCGCCGCCGAGCACCGGCAGGCCGGCGAAGGTGCGCTCGTAGCGCAGGTGGCGGGTGCCGTCGGCGTCGACGATCGCGTCCTTGACGACCAGCTTCTCCTGGCCGGAGACGCCGAGGGCGCGACCCGCGGCCGGAGCCTGGGAGTCGGCCAGGGCGAGTATCTCGCCGCGGTGCTGGGCGGCGGCGCTCTGCCCGACGGGGGAGGGGGCGGCCTGCGCGATGCCCGCGCTGACCTGGATGGCGCTGGCGAGGACCGCCGAGGCCGAGAGAACGGCTCCGACTGCGAGCTTACGCTTCACGTACGCGTTCCTTCCGATCAACCGCGTGTGCGCGGTAGCGCGCCGGTCCGGGGCACTGGGGTTAGTGCCTGAGGGGCGGAACGGGCGCTGACGTGCTGCTCCGTGCGGTCAAGGGACTCAGCCGAGGTGGGGCGGCTGATGTCCAACGGGGCTGGCGAGAAGCATGACAATCACTCAAATGAAAGGACAGCCCCGGGCCAATGGTTGGCAAATTCTCGCCAGCGGCATCCCGGCAGGTGGACTGAGGTGCGGTGCTGCAGAGGGGCGGAGACGGGCTGTTCACGTCCGAACGGACGCCGAATGACCGGCGAATTCACGAGATCTCCGCTATTTAACTGAATATTGCCGGAATGGCGTTGTGAAATCCGGTTCAGGTACGGACCAGAAACCGGCCTGGCGTGATCCCGCCAAGTGCACCCCTTGTCCACCATGCTGGACACCTGGTACCCCGATCGGCCCACGCCGGTACGGTGGGGACGTGCCCAAGCCCCTCGCTCTCGACTTCGACCCGATCGCGCGCGCCGACGAACTGTGGACCCGCCGCTGGGGCACCGTGCCCTCGATGTCGGCGATCACCTCGGTCATGCGCGCCCACCAGATCCTGCTCTCCCGGGTGGACGCCGTGGTCAAGCCGTACGGGCTGACCTTCGCCCGGTACGAGGCACTCGTGCTGCTCACCTTCAGCCGGACCGGCGAGCTCTCCCTCTCCAAGATCGGCGAGCGGCTGATGGTCCACCCCACCAGCGTCACCAACACCGTCGACCGCCTGGAGCGGGCCGGCCTGGTCGCCCGCCGCCCCAACCCGATGGACGGCCGCGGGGTGCTCGCCTCCATCACCCCGCGCGGCCGCGAGGTGGTCGAGGAGGCCACCCGCGAGCTGATGGCCATCGACTTCGGCCTGGAGGGGTACGACGAGGAGCAGTGCCGGCAGGTCTTCGACCTGCTGCGGCCGCTCCGGGTCGCGGCCGGCGACTTCGCGGGCCCGGCGGCCGGCGACTGAGCCCACGAGGTCGGCGGCTGAGCCCGCGCGGGGGCCGGGGCCGGGCCCGCGCGGCGGCCGGGGGCGGGCCCGCGCGGGGGTGCTCCCCGGTGTGACGGCGGTGACGGGAGGGGGTGCCCGGCCGCCGCTGTTCGGCCGGTTACCCTCGTCGGTATGAAGCAGAGTGTGCTGACCCGCTACCGGGCGCTGGCGTACGTCACCGGTGTCCTCCTGATCCTGCTGACCCTCGGCATGGTCGCCAAGTACGTCCTGGACATCGCCGGTGCCGCCGCGTTCACCACCGCGGTGGGCATCGCGCACGGCTGGCTCTTCGTGGTCTACCTGGTGTTCGCCTTCGACCTGGGCACCAAGGCCAAGTGGCCGATCGGCAAGCTGGCCTGGGTGCTGGTCGCGGGCACCATCCCGACCGCCGCCTTCTTCGTCGAGCGCCAGGTCGTCCGCGAGGTCACCCCGCTGATCCAGGCCCCGGAGCCCGCCGCGGCCTGAGCGTTCCCGCTCCGCTTCTACCGGCGCCCGTTCCCCGCTCCAGGGGGCGGGCGCCTTCTGTGTGTCCGGCGTGCCCGGCGCCCCTCGGCTGTGGACGCCCGTCCTCCCGGCGAGGTGCCGGGATCGTCGCAGGTGGACGGAGTGCCGTCGACAGATAGTAGGACGTCCGAGTAAATTGTGAGGACGTCCTAGCAGCTGCCGTCCCGACGCCGTGACGGCCGTACGGAGTGGGAGTGCGGAGTCGATGGACGCCGACGAGATCGAGGCCGGCCGCCAGCGCTGGCAGCAGCGGTACGACAAGGCGCGCAAGCGCGACGCCGACTTCACGACGCTGAGCGGCGACGAGGTCGAGCCGGTCTACGGCCCGCCCGCCGGCCAGCCGGTGGAGGGGTTCGAGCGGATCGGCTGGCCCGGCGAGTACCCGTTCACCCGTGGCCTGCACCCCACCGGCTACCGCGGCCGGGCCTGGACCATCCGCCAGTTCGCCGGCTTCGGCAACGCCGAGCAGACCAACGAGCGCTACCGGATGATCCTGGAGGCGGGCGGCGGCGGCCTCTCGGTCGCCTTCGACATGCCGACCCTCATGGGGTACGACTCCGACGACGCCCGCTCGCTCGGCGAGGTCGGCCACTGCGGCGTGGCCATCGACTCGGCGTCCGACATGGACATCCTGTTCGGCGGCATCCCGCTCGGCGAGGTCACCACCTCGATGACCATCAGCGGCCCGGCCGTCCCGATCTTCTGCATGTACCTGGTCGCCGCCGAGCGCCAGGGTGTCGACCCGGGCGTGCTCAACGGCACCCTGCAGACCGACATCTTCAAGGAGTACATCGCGCAGAAGGAGTGGCTCTTCGCCCCCGAGCCGCACCTGCGCCTGATCGGCGACCTGATGGAGTACTGCGCCGCCAACATCCCGGCGTACAAGCCCCTTTCGGTCTCCGGGTACCACATCCGCGAGGCCGGTGCGACGGCCGCGCAGGAGCTGGCGTACACCCTGGCGGACGGCTTCGCCTACGTGGAGCTCGGCCTGTCCCGCGGGCTGGACGTGGACGTCTTCGCCCCCGGCCTCTCCTTCTTCTTCGACGCCCACCTCGACTTCTTCGAGGAGATCGCCAAGTTCCGTGCCGCGCGCCGGATCTGGGCCCGCTGGATGCGCGACCGCTTCGGCGCCAAGACCGACAAGGCGCAGTGGCTGCGCTTCCACACCCAGACCGCCGGCGTCTCGCTCACCGCGCAG
The window above is part of the Kitasatospora sp. HUAS MG31 genome. Proteins encoded here:
- a CDS encoding AIM24 family protein — translated: MAQFRLQGSKVLAVDIAGDSVKARNGTMVAYTGQMGFKKLSGGGDGLRGMVTRRLTGEQMEVMEVKGQGTCYFADRATEINLVRLNGETLYVEADNLLCTEASLHTGTSFTGLNGMASGTGLFTTKVEGHGWAALTSKGPAIILRVSQGMPLRVDPGAYVAHTGNLSRNLKSGAGWTTVIGEGGGEAMQVEFSGEGLVYVQPSERMTFGGDV
- a CDS encoding acyl-CoA mutase large subunit family protein, yielding MDADEIEAGRQRWQQRYDKARKRDADFTTLSGDEVEPVYGPPAGQPVEGFERIGWPGEYPFTRGLHPTGYRGRAWTIRQFAGFGNAEQTNERYRMILEAGGGGLSVAFDMPTLMGYDSDDARSLGEVGHCGVAIDSASDMDILFGGIPLGEVTTSMTISGPAVPIFCMYLVAAERQGVDPGVLNGTLQTDIFKEYIAQKEWLFAPEPHLRLIGDLMEYCAANIPAYKPLSVSGYHIREAGATAAQELAYTLADGFAYVELGLSRGLDVDVFAPGLSFFFDAHLDFFEEIAKFRAARRIWARWMRDRFGAKTDKAQWLRFHTQTAGVSLTAQQPYNNVVRTAVEALSAVLGGTNSLHTNALDETLALPSEQAAEIALRTQQVIMEETGVTNVADPLGGSWYVEALTDRIEAQAEEIFQRILDKGREDHEIGPITSGILRGIEDGWFTGEIAEAAFQYQQALEKGEKRVVGVNCHPRSVTPELEILRVSHEVEREQVRVLGARKAGRDEAAVKAGLDAMLAAARAGTNMIEPMLQAVRAEATLGEICHALRDEWGIYREIAKF
- a CDS encoding DUF3817 domain-containing protein is translated as MKSTAAVHRLRLVSGPEGLSFLLLLVCSVLKRTTEFNAVPVMGAVHGALFLLYLVFLALAWDAARWEPKRGILMFVLAVLPGGGFVAERMLAKEERGETAVPAAA
- a CDS encoding AIM24 family protein — encoded protein: MPFTKINNKMIEAKVFPGQRVLSQRGSMLAYSGEVSFTPNVMGGQGGVMSMIGRRIANEDTPLMTVEGQGSVLFGHGGLNVHVIDLAGDSLYVEADRLLAFDGSLQQSTMFMGSQGGVMGMVRGQVTGQGLFTTQLTGQGSVAVMAHGGVIELPIAPGQPVHVDPQAYVAHRGQVTNKLSSALGWRDMIGRGSGEAFQLELSGHGTVYVQASEVKL
- a CDS encoding MarR family winged helix-turn-helix transcriptional regulator, with amino-acid sequence MPKPLALDFDPIARADELWTRRWGTVPSMSAITSVMRAHQILLSRVDAVVKPYGLTFARYEALVLLTFSRTGELSLSKIGERLMVHPTSVTNTVDRLERAGLVARRPNPMDGRGVLASITPRGREVVEEATRELMAIDFGLEGYDEEQCRQVFDLLRPLRVAAGDFAGPAAGD
- a CDS encoding DUF3817 domain-containing protein, which gives rise to MKQSVLTRYRALAYVTGVLLILLTLGMVAKYVLDIAGAAAFTTAVGIAHGWLFVVYLVFAFDLGTKAKWPIGKLAWVLVAGTIPTAAFFVERQVVREVTPLIQAPEPAAA
- a CDS encoding M4 family metallopeptidase — protein: MKRKLAVGAVLSASAVLASAIQVSAGIAQAAPSPVGQSAAAQHRGEILALADSQAPAAGRALGVSGQEKLVVKDAIVDADGTRHLRYERTFAGLPVLGGDLVVHQDAKGNVKSQDRAVQGSIAPASLTPKLSADQAAAKATGSVQATVGIARDKDEVALASVGSTGAPKLVVWAASGTPRLAYQTVVEGVRADGTPSSQRLVTDAATGEVLSTHEEIQTANAAGTGNGVFVGSVPLTTNYTGSTYELKDATRGGQYTVDLKNRKNGSGTLYTDADNAWGTGSISSGQSAAVDAQFGAAATWDYYKNSFGRLGIRGDGVGAYSRVHYGSGYVNAFWSDQCFCMTYGDGASNTHPLTELDVAGHEMTHGVTANTAGLNYSGESGGLNEATSDIFGTMVEFSANLAKDTPDYLIGELININGNGTPLRYMDKPSKDGGSADSWSSSVGSLDVHYSSGVANHFFYLLAEGSGAKTINGVSYNSPTSNGSTLTGIGRDKAAQIWYRALTVYMTSTTNYKGARTATLSAAADLYGNGSAEYNAVAAAWSGVNVN
- a CDS encoding M4 family metallopeptidase; protein product: MLTVGAVLSSTALLAGAIQVAAGTAQAAPAPIGTQQRASLLAMAGSEAPAAARALGLDSREKLVAKDAIVDADGSRHLRFERTFAGLPVLGGDLVVHQDAKGGVKSVDRAVEGTLAPATLTPKLSADQAAAKATGTVQATVGTARDEDEPALAAVQGTGAPQLVVWAASGSPRLAYRTVVEGVRADGTPSRQELVTDAASGELLSSNETVQTSNATGSGTGVHVGKVTLTTNYTGSTYQLKDNTRGGQYTVDKNGTLYTDADNVWGNGLASNTQSAAVDAQFGAAATWDFYKNTFGRNGIRNDGVGAYSKVHYGNAYVNAFWSDSCFCMTYGDGTGNSNPLTALDVAGHEMTHGVTSNTAGLNYSGESGGLNEATSDIFGTMVEFYAKLSVDNPDYLIGEKINIFGDGKPLRYMDKPSKDGKSKDSWYSGISSIDVHYSSGVANHFFYLLSEGSGAKTINGVSYNSPTSNGSTVTGIGRDKAAKIWYRALTVYMTSTTNYKAARTATLNAAKDLYGATSAEYKAVGSAWSAVNVS